In the Elusimicrobiota bacterium genome, TTTCGATGCCGCCTGCACACTCATTCCAGTCATCTCCGCCATGGATTTACATGACATACCCTTATACCCTGTCCCGAGGTATATTAATAGGGCCTTCGCTTCGCTCACGGCTGAGCGGCGCCCTTTTCTCAACAGGTCCCTCTTGTCAATATTCATCGCTTTCGCAACCTTTTCCGTAAGGTCCTCGATCGTTAGATTTACCTTTACCAACGACTCTTTTTCCGCCTCTTTCAATACAGATTCCACAAAATCACCACTCCCCAATATTCGATCGTCATAGGCCATCTTGGGTTCTCTTTGCAGGCCCCCCCACTGTCCTGGTTTCCTCCCTAAACTACGCAAGAGGCCTCCGCCTATCAGATCTTCCCTTTTCCCTTGACCAAGGCCTTCTTTGACAAATGCCAGGTAACGCTTTTGTGACTCACGTCGTGTCGAACCAAAGCTTCGAAGAACATCATCAACCTCTTGCCACTTCCGCGGTTTGTGGTCCATCAGGGTCCCATGGCCAGCCCAGGGAAATAATTTCAGGTTATCCAGGGTCTTAACAATTCCAGCTCGCACGGGGTTCAGATGAATGTATCGGACAAGTTCAATGAGGTAGGAATCTCGATCGCAAAGAATCGATTTGTATCGGTTTTGGAAAAGATGTCCAGATCGACGATACCGCCGGTTAAAATACCCCACATACCCAGTCATTAGCCTCCGCATCAGGGGGGCAGCGGTTCCCTGGGGGCCCGACTGAATCAGAAGGTGAAAATGATTTGGCATCAAGACCCAGGCGAGACATCGGCATTTCGACTTTTCCAAACCAATTCGCAGACGTTCAAGGAATTCAGAATAATCAGCGGCATCAAGAAATATCTTGCGCCGTTCGTTTCCCCGCGCAATGACATGAAAGAGACCACCAGGAATCACAAGGCGTGCGCGTCGAGGCATGGCCCAATAATAAACATTTCAACGCACACAGTCAACTTAGTTGATTAGTTGAGAACGTCCCCCTATCGTCTTTATAGGGTTTGTTGTAGAGAATTGCTTTGTAAATATAAGCTCTGAAC is a window encoding:
- a CDS encoding transposase yields the protein MPRRARLVIPGGLFHVIARGNERRKIFLDAADYSEFLERLRIGLEKSKCRCLAWVLMPNHFHLLIQSGPQGTAAPLMRRLMTGYVGYFNRRYRRSGHLFQNRYKSILCDRDSYLIELVRYIHLNPVRAGIVKTLDNLKLFPWAGHGTLMDHKPRKWQEVDDVLRSFGSTRRESQKRYLAFVKEGLGQGKREDLIGGGLLRSLGRKPGQWGGLQREPKMAYDDRILGSGDFVESVLKEAEKESLVKVNLTIEDLTEKVAKAMNIDKRDLLRKGRRSAVSEAKALLIYLGTGYKGMSCKSMAEMTGMSVQAASKAKERGRDFLESIPELSKLIS